The nucleotide sequence GCATCGGCGGGCTGCGCCTGGAGGGCCTGGAGCCGGCCCTGGCCGGACCCTTGACCGGACGGCGCACCCTCGTGCAAGGCACGGTCGGCGCAGGCAGCCTGACCGTGACATCCGCCCGCGACGTCAGCCGGCCCTTCCCGGCCGGGCTCGGCCGCGCCTCCATCGAGGCCTACGTCGCGCAGAGCGGCGGCGCCCTGCGGCTCGGCTCCGGCCTCGCGGTCTCGGGCCGGATCGACCCCGCTTCGCTGCCCAGCGCGGGCCGGCCGGCGGTGATCGAGACCGGAATCGGCCCGGGCGGACGGATGAGCGTGGAAGCGGTGCGTGGCGAGGCACCGGGACGCGGCGGACAAGGCCCCGGCGAGCCGGGGACCGGTGGCCAGGGCGTCGGCGGTCGGGGCTTGGGTGGCCGCGGTCCCGGCAATCCCGGCTCCGGGCCGTCCGGACGTTCCGGCCCCGGGGGCGAGGCGCCGTTCGCGCGCCCCGGCGGACGCGATCCCGGCGGATTCGGGTCGGGCGGGAATTCGATGCCCGGCGGCTACCCGATCGACACGCGACCCGGCACGGCGCCGGGCTCCGGCAGTGGACCCGGCGGCGCGTTCGGGGCGCCCTCGGGCGGCTTCGGCCGTCCCGGGGGCGGTGGGCCGGGCGGCTTCGGCGGCGGTGGTTCAGGCGGGTTCGGAGGCGGCGGGCCGGGGGGCAGGCCTCGCTAGAGGCCCGTCAGCGGCTGCGCAGGATCAGCCGGTCGCCCCGCACCTCGTAGGAGGGGAGCCGCTCCAGGAAGCTCTGGCCGAGCAGGTTGGTGGTGAGCACGCCCGGCCGGCTCACCATGGCGTCGACGTCGCGCTCGGTGATCGGCCCGATCGTGATCGAGTCGAGCCGGATCGGCGCGGTCAGCGCCGTGCCGTTGGCGGTGGAGACGTGCTGGGTGAACGCGCTCTCCGCCGGACGGAGCCCCAAGCGCTCGGCGTTCTCGGCGGTGAGCACCACGCTGCTCGCCCCCGTATCGA is from Methylorubrum populi and encodes:
- a CDS encoding DUF5666 domain-containing protein, translating into MSRLVPTRRGLLALLAGTALWRPRPAWPQAEGDPVQDRGIGGTGARPSQEETPGGDRGIGGTGVIGTIRRFGSIVVNDLRITYPPDVRVRIDGAPARVADLRLGHVVRVAARGGDGGLSTRAIDVTSEVVGPVEAVARGRLTVLGQTVSTAGLKTPQTFAVGERVAVSGLRRGDGTVVASLIEPRPDGAARVAGPVRRGRDGALRIGGLRLEGLEPALAGPLTGRRTLVQGTVGAGSLTVTSARDVSRPFPAGLGRASIEAYVAQSGGALRLGSGLAVSGRIDPASLPSAGRPAVIETGIGPGGRMSVEAVRGEAPGRGGQGPGEPGTGGQGVGGRGLGGRGPGNPGSGPSGRSGPGGEAPFARPGGRDPGGFGSGGNSMPGGYPIDTRPGTAPGSGSGPGGAFGAPSGGFGRPGGGGPGGFGGGGSGGFGGGGPGGRPR